Proteins from a genomic interval of Staphylococcus debuckii:
- a CDS encoding recombinase family protein, producing the protein MAKIGYARVSTQDQSLDGQIDTLEEYGCERIFSEKASGRKTKRTELDKCLDYLREGDILVIYKLDRLGRTTKQLIELSQWLDENSIDLHIIDMNVSTKDAMGKMFFTMMSAFAELEANLLSERTKKGLEAARARGRKGGRPSLPDHKKREIKFLYDEQKLTGEEIAKQTGVSRSTVYRILKD; encoded by the coding sequence ATGGCTAAAATTGGTTATGCACGTGTATCAACACAAGATCAAAGTCTTGATGGACAGATTGATACACTTGAGGAATATGGTTGTGAACGTATCTTTAGCGAGAAAGCGAGTGGTCGTAAAACTAAAAGAACGGAACTTGATAAGTGTCTAGATTATTTACGTGAAGGAGATATCCTAGTTATCTATAAATTAGATCGTCTTGGACGTACAACGAAACAATTAATTGAGTTATCACAATGGTTAGATGAAAACAGCATTGATTTACATATTATAGATATGAACGTATCGACTAAAGATGCGATGGGCAAGATGTTCTTTACCATGATGAGTGCATTTGCGGAACTTGAAGCTAACTTATTAAGTGAACGTACGAAGAAAGGATTAGAAGCAGCACGAGCAAGAGGGCGAAAAGGTGGAAGACCTTCATTACCTGACCACAAGAAAAGAGAGATTAAATTCTTATACGATGAACAAAAACTTACTGGTGAAGAAATTGCGAAACAAACAGGTGTAAGTCGATCGACAGTATATAGGATACTTAAGGATTAA